One Saprospiraceae bacterium DNA window includes the following coding sequences:
- a CDS encoding ATP-binding protein, translating into MTTYIPRHAEETILKLTGLFPAVAIVGPRQVGKTSLAKAIAARLSKPVQYLDLEDPDDLIKLSNPRLFLEPLADRTVILDEVQKLPTLFPVLRGIIDRNREPGRFVLLGSASPDLIRDASESLAGRIAYHELAPFTFKEVSDIVDFQTHWYRGGFPDAVLAPSDEAVQLWRKNFINTYLERDLPLLGLRADPIVTGKLWRMIAHLSSQLLNMEALAGSLGITGVTVRRYLDFLEAAYLIRRLQPYSANLKKRLVKTPKIYLRDTGILHQLLGIQSFYDLSGHPGLGASWENYVIEQIAALLPDWAEMFFYRTQDGTEADLVITRGGAPEILLEIKYSTAPRPGKGFHIAKTDLATRRNVIVCPVEKGFPLTEDVAVMSCRELAGLF; encoded by the coding sequence ATGACAACATACATCCCTCGCCATGCGGAAGAAACTATCCTGAAACTGACGGGCTTATTCCCCGCAGTAGCCATCGTCGGCCCGCGTCAGGTTGGGAAAACATCGCTGGCAAAAGCCATCGCCGCCAGATTGTCGAAACCTGTGCAATACCTCGACCTGGAAGACCCTGATGATTTAATCAAACTCAGCAACCCCCGCCTTTTCCTCGAACCACTGGCCGACCGCACGGTGATTTTGGACGAGGTGCAAAAACTGCCGACGCTGTTCCCGGTGTTGCGCGGCATTATCGACCGCAACCGTGAGCCAGGGCGTTTTGTCCTGCTTGGCTCGGCTTCGCCCGATTTGATTCGGGATGCTTCGGAGTCCTTAGCCGGACGCATCGCTTACCACGAACTTGCTCCGTTTACCTTTAAGGAAGTGTCTGATATTGTTGATTTTCAAACGCATTGGTATCGCGGCGGTTTTCCAGATGCCGTGCTCGCACCCAGCGACGAAGCCGTCCAACTTTGGCGAAAAAATTTTATCAACACTTACCTCGAACGCGACCTGCCGCTGCTGGGGCTTCGCGCTGACCCCATCGTGACAGGCAAACTCTGGCGCATGATAGCGCACCTGAGCAGCCAACTGCTGAACATGGAGGCTTTGGCGGGTTCGCTGGGCATCACGGGGGTCACGGTGCGGCGCTACCTCGATTTTTTGGAGGCGGCTTACCTTATCCGGCGTTTGCAGCCTTATTCGGCCAACCTGAAAAAGCGTTTGGTGAAAACGCCCAAAATTTACCTCCGCGACACGGGCATTTTGCACCAACTGCTTGGCATTCAGTCGTTTTACGACTTGAGCGGGCATCCCGGCTTAGGCGCATCATGGGAAAACTACGTTATCGAACAAATCGCCGCGCTTCTGCCCGATTGGGCTGAAATGTTTTTTTACCGCACACAAGACGGCACGGAAGCCGACCTCGTCATCACACGCGGCGGGGCGCCGGAAATTCTTTTGGAAATAAAATACTCCACTGCGCCGCGACCCGGAAAGGGGTTTCACATCGCTAAAACGGACTTGGCGACCCGGCGCAATGTCATCGTTTGCCCTGTGGAAAAAGGTTTTCCATTGACAGAGGATGTGGCGGTGATGAGTTGCCGGGAGTTGGCGGGGCTTTTTTGA